TTCTTCATTCCGGCTGAAGTCCCGCTCTTTAGACGGGATCAGGCGGGGTGCCAGAGGCATCTGTTATGCCGGTGATTCGAAAGGTGTACAGACGGGCCTGGCACCCGGTCTGGTCCGGCTTTTTGACGGGATCGGACCGGTTTGTTGGGGCATGAGGAGAGCGTATATGCAGTGCATGCAGTATGGAATGGTGTCTTTTGCAATGGATAATTGCTCTTAGCCTCTGTTGCTTCTGATCCGCCATGTCTGGTGCCTTCCTCACCCGTCCGACCGGGTAGATATAGCTACTCCATTAGATTGTCTGAGGTTAGCACTTTGAATTTTCTTTCACCGTGTGGACTTAATAATCGGTCAGACGGGGTGCCAGTATCCTCTCCCAGCCTCCCGCCTATAGCCGGCGGGACAGGTCTCCCTTCTGGAAGGGAGAGGAGCTTCTCCTTCGCAGTAGCTACGGAGAAGGAGCTTCTCCTTCGCAGTAACTACGGAGAAGGAGCCGGTCAGTAGTTGTTTTACTGGTATGGCAGATATAGAATTATAAGAATTATAACTCAGCAATGAAGAAAAAAACTTTGGACTCTACTACCAGGCCAAGCTTCCCGCTTAGCGAGAGAGGCTCTTTCTTCACAAGGTGGGCGGAAAAGAGTACACTTTTCTTGGCTTCGTCCCTAAAAAGTCCTGCGTGCCGAAGAGAATATTTCTATCGCCGGTTTATATGGGGTTTGGAGAAAGCAACTAGTATATCCCTGGCTCTTCCCTTATCTGTGTTTAATCTCTGGGATAAATTTTTGCTTTGAAGCGATATCAGACGAGTAAAAACTGTTAAAACTATGGACGTTTATTTTAAACCAAGGCGGCAGGTTATCTTGCCCTCGTTAGAGGGCAAATAGCGATAGCAACCGGATCACCCCGCCATCTGTAGCGCCTCGTTAGAGTGCGCAATAATATTGGAGTTCAAGTTTTTTTTTGCCAAGCGTTTATGGGCTTGTACAAGAAATGTTATTTACCTTGATTCGGTAGAAATAATTCTATGTCATGCCTATCTGCCGGCTGACAGGCATGACATGCGGAGGGCATGAATTACAAGATACATTCCTGTTAATCAAAGAAATCAAGCAAATATCTTACGCCCTTTCAGGGCTTTCTTGGTATTGGGGGGATGTTACCCGGGGCGTTGCCCCGGGCTGTCATATTATCGCCCTTTCAGGGCTTAAAAGACGAATAGGGTCATATCTAACCCGTATTATTCACAAATAAATCACATTCATACAAAATTATCTGCCGATCGTCCAAAAAATTAATGGGAACATCAAAAGACAAAACTTTTGTTCTTCTATTGGTGTATAAATTTATAACTTGTCATTTTTCGTTCAACCGATTTTTTCGATATGGAAAACACCTATTTCGACAACCTGCGGACAAAAAAAATTGAGCCTGCTTTTGCTCTGAAGCCTTATATTACTTGCTATTACCTGTATGAAAACCGGAAAGACAGGCTCCAGAATTTCTTTTTCCGGGCCTTGCCCAATGGGTTGGTGGAAATGTTCTTCCTTTTTAACGACAGCAAGGTTATTTTTCATGAAAAGCGGAAAAAACAAGCTTTATCTGGATTTGTGGCCGGGATCTTTGAGCTGGATCATCCCATGAAGCTTAGGATTGAAGTCAACGGAAGGCCGTTCAGGGGCCTCAGTATACTTTTTACGCCTCTGGGTGTAAACCGGTTGCTTGCTACCGATCTGAATGAGCTTACCAATCAGGTGGTCCATCTGGACCAATTCTGGAATTTAAAACTCTACTGGGAATTTGTCAACTCACTTCAGGTTGGGAATGAAAGGGTACTTTTGATGAGCATCAATGACTTTTTCCTTCACCGGATAAATGCCCACGATCATCCTACACAAAGGATTGTTTCTGTTTTAAACAGCATAGAGCAAATGGAAGGCCCGTTGAG
The window above is part of the Bacteroidales bacterium genome. Proteins encoded here:
- a CDS encoding helix-turn-helix transcriptional regulator, translated to MENTYFDNLRTKKIEPAFALKPYITCYYLYENRKDRLQNFFFRALPNGLVEMFFLFNDSKVIFHEKRKKQALSGFVAGIFELDHPMKLRIEVNGRPFRGLSILFTPLGVNRLLATDLNELTNQVVHLDQFWNLKLYWEFVNSLQVGNERVLLMSINDFFLHRINAHDHPTQRIVSVLNSIEQMEGPLSVGRVASGLEISYKKLYRMFVEELGITPKMYLKIIRFNRACYLLDQMKSIKESEIVYDCGYYDQPHFVREFKSIMKASPRQYQRSSRGKFYINRPYAFK